A part of Halobacillus shinanisalinarum genomic DNA contains:
- a CDS encoding lytic transglycosylase domain-containing protein, which translates to MSKIKGLVIFIQVGISIILVVGTYLIMNYYKEQETLALVEKNKRLTEKNEQLQAKSDYLLTETEGSKKTKEFKTWSKHTKLANVFYEDSDQEFKKSWALYLIKQSAQYGVDPYVVYELLKVETGGTFDPKLVGPDTEYGKAYGMAQFMKNTAPWIAEMAGLPYKDELLFDPYYSMQLSVVYLDYLHNKYDNWDKALTAYHRGVGGLNDYIEENGHAESWYAKEIQSKAEAYETIALAN; encoded by the coding sequence GTGAGTAAAATTAAGGGATTAGTAATATTTATACAAGTAGGAATATCGATTATATTGGTTGTGGGAACTTACTTGATCATGAATTATTATAAAGAACAGGAGACTTTAGCCCTTGTTGAAAAAAATAAACGCTTGACTGAGAAGAATGAGCAACTTCAGGCCAAGAGTGACTATTTACTAACAGAAACAGAAGGCAGCAAGAAAACAAAAGAGTTTAAAACATGGTCGAAGCATACCAAACTGGCCAATGTTTTCTATGAAGACAGTGATCAAGAGTTCAAAAAATCATGGGCGCTTTATTTAATCAAGCAGTCAGCGCAGTATGGAGTCGATCCTTACGTTGTTTATGAGCTGTTAAAGGTGGAAACAGGAGGAACGTTCGATCCCAAACTTGTTGGACCTGATACGGAATATGGGAAAGCTTATGGCATGGCACAATTTATGAAAAACACCGCCCCTTGGATTGCTGAGATGGCTGGACTTCCTTATAAGGATGAACTTCTGTTTGATCCATATTACTCCATGCAATTATCAGTCGTTTATTTAGATTATCTGCATAATAAATATGATAATTGGGATAAAGCTCTAACGGCTTATCATCGTGGTGTGGGCGGATTAAACGACTATATTGAGGAAAATGGACATGCTGAAAGTTGGTATGCAAAGGAGATTCAATCAAAGGCAGAAGCATACGAAACGATAGCTTTAGCAAACTAA
- a CDS encoding DUF2624 domain-containing protein yields the protein MKHVAQQIVSQKLRQLTVDDLLHYSQKYRIKITRAEAKQIVSALKKSNENPFDPKGRKRMLKNLAAITSNDTARSVNQLLIKLAKEHGVEHWLQ from the coding sequence ATGAAACATGTGGCTCAACAGATCGTTTCCCAAAAACTAAGGCAATTAACCGTAGACGATCTTCTTCATTACAGTCAAAAATATAGGATTAAAATAACAAGAGCTGAAGCTAAACAAATTGTTTCTGCCCTTAAGAAAAGTAATGAGAATCCATTTGATCCTAAAGGAAGAAAGCGAATGCTGAAAAACCTAGCAGCAATTACATCAAACGATACGGCCCGGTCCGTTAATCAACTGTTGATTAAACTTGCTAAAGAACACGGTGTTGAGCATTGGTTGCAATAA
- a CDS encoding deoxyribonuclease IV yields the protein MVKIGSHVSMKGKKMLLGASEEAQSYGASTFMIYTGAPQNTRRRPIEEMNIEAGTEHMEANGIHDIVVHAPYIINIGNTTKPETFQLGVDFLRNEIERTEALGARQIVLHPGSHVGQGADKGIPKIIEGLNEVLHKDQKVQIALETMAGKGSECGRSFEELAEIIDGVTLNEKLSVCMDTCHIHDAGYNVVKDFDGVLDEFERIVGVDRIKVVHVNDSKNVQGARKDRHENIGFGHIGFEALHYVVHHPSFKAIPKILETPYVGEDKKNKQPPYRFEIDMLKEGSYDETLKEKIMEQ from the coding sequence ATGGTTAAGATTGGTTCACACGTTTCGATGAAAGGAAAGAAAATGCTTCTAGGTGCAAGTGAGGAAGCACAGTCATATGGCGCTTCTACATTTATGATATACACGGGTGCCCCGCAAAACACGAGAAGGCGTCCGATCGAGGAAATGAATATAGAAGCAGGTACAGAACATATGGAAGCGAATGGTATCCATGACATTGTTGTACATGCACCATATATTATAAATATTGGCAACACAACCAAGCCTGAAACGTTTCAGCTTGGCGTTGACTTTTTGAGAAACGAAATTGAACGGACAGAAGCCTTAGGGGCAAGACAGATTGTACTTCATCCTGGGTCACACGTAGGGCAGGGTGCTGACAAAGGAATCCCTAAAATAATTGAAGGACTAAATGAAGTTCTTCATAAGGATCAAAAGGTGCAAATAGCCCTTGAGACGATGGCAGGAAAAGGATCTGAGTGTGGCCGCAGTTTCGAGGAACTCGCTGAAATTATCGATGGTGTGACGTTAAATGAGAAACTTTCTGTTTGTATGGATACCTGTCACATTCACGATGCCGGCTATAATGTCGTAAAAGATTTTGACGGTGTGCTTGATGAATTTGAACGTATTGTCGGTGTTGATCGTATAAAAGTTGTGCACGTCAATGATAGTAAAAATGTTCAAGGTGCACGAAAAGACCGCCATGAGAACATTGGGTTTGGCCATATTGGCTTTGAGGCCCTCCACTATGTTGTTCATCATCCTAGCTTTAAAGCTATTCCAAAAATACTTGAAACACCGTATGTAGGTGAAGATAAGAAAAACAAACAGCCCCCTTACCGTTTTGAAATTGATATGCTTAAAGAAGGAAGCTATGATGAAACATTAAAAGAAAAGATTATGGAGCAATAA
- a CDS encoding DEAD/DEAH box helicase has product MGNHSFKQYAINKSVDQIINQLGFFEPTPIQQEVIPAALRGESLIGQSHTGSGKTHAYLLPLFNQLNEKDNHVQFVVTAPTRELAMQIYEEVKNAIQYADKNEIWKAKLVIGGTDKQKMIDKLSSNPPHIVVGTPGRILDMVKEEALDLHHANAFVLDEADLMVDLGFIEDVDQILVRMDEDVQTLVFSATIPERLQPFLKKYLTNPTHIQIHDDKPSPESMEHRLVALRHKNPADVIINITKGIQPYLAIIFTNGKEQANELASDLLDRGLETGLLHGGLSPRERKRMLKELQSLKYQYIVATDLASRGIDIQGVSHVINARMPREEEFYIHRVGRTARAGLEGTAINLYTEEDLSLIEKLEKRGLTFTYYEVKNGEWKEAKSYKERQTRTRKESDMEKQAKQMVRKPKKVKPGYKKKMKRKADQNLKKIKRNSYRGKRK; this is encoded by the coding sequence ATGGGTAATCATTCGTTTAAACAATACGCAATTAATAAAAGCGTAGACCAAATTATAAATCAGTTAGGTTTTTTTGAGCCGACACCTATACAACAGGAAGTAATTCCGGCAGCCTTACGAGGAGAAAGCCTTATAGGACAATCTCATACGGGGTCGGGGAAAACACATGCTTATTTACTGCCACTGTTCAATCAGTTGAATGAGAAAGACAATCATGTGCAGTTTGTTGTAACAGCACCTACCAGGGAACTGGCTATGCAAATTTACGAAGAAGTGAAAAACGCAATTCAGTATGCCGACAAGAATGAAATATGGAAAGCAAAACTTGTGATCGGTGGAACAGATAAACAAAAGATGATCGACAAATTGTCATCGAATCCGCCGCATATTGTCGTGGGAACACCAGGGCGAATTTTAGATATGGTTAAAGAAGAGGCCTTGGATTTGCACCATGCGAATGCCTTCGTACTTGATGAAGCCGATCTTATGGTTGATTTAGGTTTTATCGAGGATGTCGATCAAATTCTTGTTCGTATGGATGAGGATGTACAAACACTGGTCTTCTCTGCAACGATTCCAGAGCGACTGCAGCCGTTTTTGAAAAAGTATCTAACAAACCCAACACATATTCAAATCCATGATGATAAGCCCTCACCGGAATCAATGGAGCATCGTTTAGTTGCTTTACGCCATAAGAATCCTGCTGATGTCATTATAAACATTACAAAAGGTATTCAACCGTACTTGGCAATCATTTTTACCAATGGAAAAGAACAGGCTAATGAATTAGCAAGTGATTTGCTAGACCGGGGGCTTGAAACTGGACTTCTTCATGGAGGACTGTCTCCAAGAGAACGGAAGCGTATGCTCAAGGAACTTCAAAGCCTTAAGTATCAATATATTGTAGCAACCGATCTAGCTTCGCGCGGGATCGATATCCAAGGGGTCAGCCATGTCATTAACGCACGTATGCCTAGGGAAGAGGAATTCTATATCCACCGTGTTGGACGTACAGCAAGGGCTGGGCTTGAAGGAACAGCGATCAACCTTTATACAGAGGAAGATCTTTCGCTGATTGAAAAATTAGAGAAGCGTGGGCTTACTTTTACGTATTATGAAGTGAAAAATGGGGAGTGGAAAGAAGCTAAATCCTATAAAGAACGGCAAACGCGTACACGAAAAGAATCAGATATGGAAAAACAAGCGAAACAAATGGTTAGAAAGCCCAAAAAGGTGAAGCCGGGTTATAAAAAGAAAATGAAGCGAAAAGCTGATCAAAATTTAAAGAAAATCAAACGAAACAGCTATCGCGGTAAGCGAAAGTAG
- a CDS encoding 4-hydroxy-3-methylbut-2-enyl diphosphate reductase — protein sequence MEIIKIAPRGYCYGVVDAMVIAQNAAKDPNLPRPIYILGMIVHNAHVTSAFENEGIITVDGKDRLDLLEDINEGTVIFTAHGVSPEVKERAKAKGLMTLDATCPDVTSTHNLIRDKVAEGYEIIYVGKTGHPEPEGALGVAPGKVHLVQTEDDVEELTLDHDKLLITNQTTMSQWDVYDVMEKVKEKYPRVEKHQEICMATQVRQEAVSEQAKDADLTLVVGDPTSNNSNRLAQVSIEIAGTQAYRIADISDLKLEWLEDVNKVAVTAGASTPTPITKEVIKFIEQYDPENEDTWGLESKVEKKKILPKIKTKKK from the coding sequence ATGGAAATCATTAAAATCGCACCTCGCGGTTATTGCTATGGAGTGGTAGATGCGATGGTCATTGCTCAAAATGCGGCAAAAGACCCCAACTTACCACGTCCCATATATATTTTAGGGATGATTGTTCACAATGCTCATGTTACGAGTGCATTTGAAAACGAAGGAATTATTACAGTGGATGGCAAGGATCGCCTAGACCTTCTTGAAGATATTAATGAGGGAACGGTTATTTTCACTGCCCACGGCGTCTCCCCTGAAGTTAAGGAGAGAGCTAAAGCGAAAGGACTGATGACCCTGGACGCAACTTGTCCAGACGTTACGAGTACACATAATTTAATTCGCGATAAAGTGGCTGAAGGGTATGAAATCATTTATGTGGGAAAAACAGGACACCCGGAGCCTGAAGGGGCGTTAGGAGTAGCACCTGGCAAGGTACACCTCGTCCAAACGGAAGACGATGTAGAAGAGCTCACTCTCGATCATGACAAACTTCTCATTACCAATCAAACGACGATGAGTCAATGGGATGTCTATGATGTCATGGAAAAGGTTAAAGAAAAATATCCAAGGGTAGAAAAACATCAAGAAATTTGTATGGCAACTCAAGTTCGACAGGAGGCCGTATCAGAACAAGCGAAAGATGCGGACTTAACACTAGTAGTCGGTGATCCGACCAGTAACAATTCGAACCGTTTGGCCCAAGTTTCTATAGAGATAGCCGGCACACAAGCTTACCGTATTGCTGATATTTCTGATTTAAAACTAGAGTGGTTGGAAGATGTAAACAAAGTAGCCGTAACAGCTGGGGCCTCTACACCAACACCAATTACTAAAGAAGTGATTAAATTTATCGAACAATACGATCCCGAGAATGAAGACACATGGGGGCTAGAATCAAAAGTAGAAAAGAAAAAGATTCTGCCTAAGATAAAAACTAAAAAGAAATAA
- a CDS encoding HTH domain-containing protein: protein MSNIIFTEFQRQQLESNPNVMKVSDRSITYSQDFKLAAVKENLAGKGPYQIFTEKGFDMDVIGSKKPKQCLKRWRGTYDKYGEDGFYKERRGKGSTGRPSTNHLSAEDKLKKAEARIAYLEAELDFVKKLDEVERQAKKKR from the coding sequence ATGTCCAATATTATCTTTACTGAATTCCAAAGGCAACAATTAGAATCCAATCCAAACGTTATGAAGGTATCCGACCGTTCTATTACTTATTCTCAAGATTTTAAATTAGCTGCCGTGAAGGAAAACTTAGCTGGAAAAGGCCCCTACCAAATCTTCACTGAAAAAGGCTTTGATATGGATGTTATCGGCTCTAAGAAGCCTAAACAATGTTTAAAGCGTTGGCGGGGGACCTATGACAAGTATGGCGAAGATGGCTTTTACAAGGAACGTCGGGGAAAGGGATCCACAGGCCGTCCATCAACGAATCATTTATCTGCGGAGGATAAGCTGAAGAAGGCGGAAGCTCGCATTGCGTATTTAGAAGCTGAATTAGACTTCGTAAAAAAGCTAGACGAAGTCGAAAGGCAGGCGAAGAAGAAACGTTAA
- a CDS encoding IS3 family transposase, whose product MIEQTLREKGLKHLIQYFCKIAGVSRSGYYNWLKAEDTRQRKEQKDEADYKVIKKVYDNHQGKVGALQIKMFLEHDESITMNHKRIRRLMKKYNLKCKIRVANPYKQIAKATQEHKTCENKLERHFNQGEPHKVLLTDITYVYYAEGRKAYLSVIKDGATREALAYHLSTSLKMDLVYQTIDKLMEREDFIPHPECLIHSDQGVHYTHPDFQKKIKALGMNQSDVSSWKLLGQRSDGILFWTYEGWHGL is encoded by the coding sequence TTGATCGAACAGACTTTGCGGGAAAAAGGACTGAAGCATCTCATTCAATATTTCTGTAAAATCGCTGGCGTCAGTCGATCCGGTTACTATAACTGGTTAAAGGCAGAGGATACACGCCAACGTAAAGAACAGAAGGACGAGGCAGATTACAAGGTGATCAAGAAAGTATATGATAACCATCAAGGAAAAGTAGGGGCCCTACAGATTAAGATGTTTTTAGAGCACGATGAAAGCATCACAATGAACCACAAGCGCATCCGTCGTCTCATGAAAAAATACAATCTCAAGTGTAAGATACGCGTGGCCAATCCATACAAACAAATCGCAAAAGCAACGCAAGAGCACAAAACCTGTGAAAATAAGCTGGAACGCCACTTCAATCAGGGAGAGCCTCACAAAGTTCTCCTCACGGATATTACATACGTTTATTACGCGGAGGGACGCAAAGCTTATTTATCGGTCATCAAAGATGGAGCGACACGAGAAGCCCTAGCTTATCACCTTTCAACTTCTTTAAAGATGGATTTAGTGTACCAAACGATTGATAAATTGATGGAACGTGAGGACTTTATTCCTCATCCCGAATGTTTGATCCATTCTGATCAAGGCGTGCATTATACACACCCCGACTTCCAAAAGAAGATCAAAGCTTTAGGAATGAACCAATCGGATGTCTCGTCGTGGAAACTGTTGGGACAACGCTCCGATGGAATCCTTTTTTGGACATATGAAGGATGGCATGGACTTTAA
- a CDS encoding IS3 family transposase — MKDGMDFKSCSSIFEVKEAIQDYMEYYNNERYQWSLKKMTPAQYRGHLLTA; from the coding sequence ATGAAGGATGGCATGGACTTTAAATCGTGCTCCTCCATATTTGAAGTCAAGGAAGCAATTCAAGATTACATGGAGTATTACAACAATGAGAGATACCAATGGTCATTAAAAAAGATGACCCCGGCACAATACCGTGGTCACCTTTTAACAGCCTAG
- a CDS encoding Nif3-like dinuclear metal center hexameric protein gives MTLQASLIIKQFEEMSPKHYAFDWDNVGLQVGTLNKPVAKVMITLDVLENVVDEAIEKSVDLIIAHHPLLFTSLKQIDLETPKGRIIKKLIQYDIAVYAAHTNLDVAVGGVNDVMAELLHIQNVEPLIETEKDELIKLVVFVPEDYSEGLRNALSEAGAGHIGAYSHCTFQSAGQGTFKPLDGTNPFIGKQGAIERVDEHRVETIVPKTKLAKTLKAMKKAHPYEEVAYDLYPLVNEGESIGVGRVGRLSKEITLRELCEVVKEQYDVPALRYVGDPDQTIQTVALLGGSGEKYIHAAKEKEADVYITGDLTFHLAQDAEQMGLAVIDPGHHVEKVITSKLQRRLQKKCGTDVDFIVSNSQTEPFRFM, from the coding sequence ATGACATTACAAGCAAGCCTTATTATTAAGCAGTTCGAGGAGATGTCCCCAAAGCACTATGCCTTCGATTGGGACAATGTAGGTCTTCAAGTGGGTACATTAAATAAGCCCGTGGCTAAAGTAATGATTACACTGGACGTATTAGAAAATGTGGTGGATGAAGCAATCGAAAAAAGTGTTGACTTAATTATTGCTCATCACCCTTTATTGTTTACTTCTCTTAAACAAATCGATCTAGAGACGCCAAAAGGAAGAATTATTAAAAAGCTTATTCAGTATGATATAGCTGTATATGCAGCTCACACAAATTTAGATGTTGCTGTTGGTGGAGTAAATGATGTAATGGCAGAGCTTTTACACATACAAAATGTAGAGCCACTAATTGAAACGGAGAAGGATGAGCTCATTAAGCTAGTGGTATTCGTGCCTGAAGATTATTCTGAAGGTTTAAGAAATGCTCTAAGCGAAGCAGGAGCTGGCCATATAGGGGCTTACAGCCACTGTACGTTTCAATCAGCAGGTCAAGGTACATTTAAGCCTTTAGACGGTACGAACCCATTTATTGGCAAGCAAGGCGCAATAGAAAGAGTTGATGAGCATCGTGTAGAAACCATCGTACCAAAAACAAAGCTTGCTAAAACCCTTAAAGCCATGAAAAAGGCTCACCCATATGAGGAAGTTGCCTATGATCTCTATCCATTAGTTAACGAAGGTGAATCGATAGGTGTTGGGAGAGTAGGAAGACTTTCGAAAGAGATAACACTCCGTGAACTTTGTGAGGTAGTAAAAGAACAATATGATGTACCTGCTCTACGATATGTAGGTGACCCTGATCAAACTATTCAAACTGTTGCTCTGCTAGGGGGGAGTGGGGAAAAGTATATTCATGCTGCGAAGGAAAAAGAAGCCGATGTATATATTACAGGTGATCTCACTTTTCATTTGGCACAAGATGCCGAGCAAATGGGACTGGCAGTAATTGATCCAGGCCATCATGTTGAAAAGGTTATCACCTCAAAGCTACAGAGACGATTGCAGAAGAAGTGTGGTACGGATGTTGATTTTATTGTGTCAAACTCACAAACGGAACCTTTTCGCTTCATGTAA
- a CDS encoding tRNA (adenine(22)-N(1))-methyltransferase, with translation MNVTQLSLRLKKVAEYLPSQANFADIGSDHAYLPSYVCLHDRYAKAVAGEVNHGPYQSALQEVAAHQLDDRIDVRLGDGLHVLKDNEVEQVVIAGMGGPLVRNILESGKDKLSSVSKIIVQPNIDARSIRRWFYENHYQLVHEAILEENGHIYEILVAEKGDPHQAYHQGNFEKQLWLGPWLMKERSPVFMKKWQVERSKKERILHQISCSKQPDEEKIQSFQKELVWLEEVLEQ, from the coding sequence ATGAATGTAACGCAATTATCACTTCGTCTGAAAAAAGTCGCAGAATACTTACCTTCACAAGCAAATTTTGCTGATATCGGTTCAGACCACGCTTATCTCCCCAGTTATGTCTGTCTTCATGATAGATATGCAAAAGCAGTTGCAGGAGAAGTGAACCATGGTCCCTATCAAAGTGCCTTGCAAGAGGTAGCTGCGCATCAATTGGATGATCGCATTGATGTAAGGTTAGGGGATGGTTTACATGTTCTTAAAGACAATGAGGTGGAACAAGTTGTGATCGCTGGTATGGGTGGGCCGCTCGTGCGAAATATATTAGAAAGTGGCAAAGATAAATTAAGCAGCGTTTCAAAAATTATAGTCCAGCCGAATATTGACGCACGCTCGATTCGTAGATGGTTTTACGAAAATCATTATCAGTTAGTTCATGAAGCGATCCTTGAAGAAAATGGACATATTTATGAAATATTAGTTGCTGAAAAGGGAGATCCTCATCAGGCATATCACCAAGGAAATTTTGAAAAGCAGTTATGGCTCGGCCCCTGGCTAATGAAAGAACGTAGTCCCGTGTTTATGAAGAAATGGCAAGTGGAAAGGAGCAAAAAAGAAAGGATATTACATCAGATCAGTTGCTCTAAACAGCCAGATGAGGAAAAAATTCAATCATTTCAAAAGGAATTAGTTTGGTTAGAGGAGGTTCTAGAACAATGA
- the cccA gene encoding cytochrome c550 — translation MKRNPVIPFAIIAVMGILAMIVISGVGINQKQAIQDAEENGGKQQEETASASPEEMFQAKCASCHGGDLSGGVGPSLQKVGGRYSAEEIQDIIINGKGSQMPPGLYTGEQAAKLAQWLAEKK, via the coding sequence ATGAAGAGAAACCCTGTGATTCCTTTTGCAATTATTGCCGTTATGGGAATTCTAGCTATGATCGTCATATCAGGAGTTGGTATTAACCAAAAACAGGCAATACAAGATGCAGAAGAAAATGGTGGAAAGCAACAAGAGGAGACAGCAAGTGCCAGTCCAGAAGAGATGTTCCAGGCTAAATGCGCAAGCTGTCATGGTGGAGACTTAAGTGGGGGAGTAGGTCCGTCTCTTCAAAAAGTAGGAGGCCGTTACTCTGCTGAAGAAATTCAAGACATAATTATAAATGGTAAAGGTTCACAAATGCCTCCAGGTCTTTACACAGGTGAGCAAGCAGCTAAGCTGGCGCAATGGCTGGCTGAAAAAAAATAA
- the rpoD gene encoding RNA polymerase sigma factor RpoD: MADKQQQPSRSKENESELTLEQAKEQLLEMGKKRGVLAYEEVAEKLSSFELDSDQMDEYYERLNEQGVEVIGDSDQDPSMQQLNKEEEFNLNDLSVPPGVKINDPVRMYLKEIGRVNLLSAKDEISLAQRIEAGDEEAKRDLAEANLRLVVSIAKRYVGRGMLFLDLIQEGNMGLIKAVEKFDYLKGYKFSTYATWWIRQAITRAIADQARTIRIPVHMVETINKLIRVQRQLLQDLGREPTPEEIAQDMELTPDKVREILKIAQEPVSLETPIGEEDDSHLGDFIEDQEATSPSDHAAYELLKEQLEDVLDTLTDREENVLRLRFGLDDGRTRTLEEVGKVFGVTRERIRQIEAKALRKLRHPSRSKRLKDFME; this comes from the coding sequence ATGGCAGATAAGCAACAACAGCCATCACGTTCTAAAGAAAATGAAAGCGAATTGACCCTGGAACAGGCAAAAGAGCAATTGCTTGAAATGGGTAAAAAGCGAGGAGTTCTGGCCTACGAGGAAGTGGCAGAGAAACTTTCGAGCTTTGAGTTAGACTCTGATCAAATGGATGAATACTACGAGCGCCTGAATGAACAAGGCGTTGAGGTCATTGGTGATTCAGACCAGGATCCGAGCATGCAGCAGTTAAATAAAGAGGAAGAGTTTAACCTGAATGATTTAAGCGTACCGCCAGGAGTAAAAATAAACGATCCTGTTCGTATGTACCTTAAAGAAATTGGTCGTGTTAACCTTTTATCAGCAAAGGATGAAATCAGCCTAGCTCAACGAATAGAAGCAGGCGATGAAGAGGCAAAGCGGGATTTAGCTGAAGCTAACTTACGTTTGGTCGTTAGTATTGCTAAAAGGTACGTAGGCCGAGGCATGTTGTTCCTGGACTTAATACAGGAAGGTAACATGGGCTTGATTAAAGCAGTTGAAAAATTTGATTACCTTAAAGGTTACAAATTTAGTACGTATGCGACATGGTGGATTAGACAAGCCATCACTCGTGCGATAGCTGATCAGGCACGCACAATCAGAATTCCAGTGCATATGGTTGAAACCATTAATAAATTAATTCGTGTTCAGCGCCAACTGCTGCAGGATTTAGGACGTGAACCGACTCCGGAAGAAATTGCACAAGATATGGAACTTACTCCGGATAAAGTCCGTGAAATCCTAAAAATTGCCCAAGAGCCTGTCTCACTTGAAACACCTATTGGGGAAGAGGATGATTCACACCTCGGTGATTTCATTGAAGATCAGGAAGCCACTTCACCATCTGACCACGCTGCCTATGAATTGCTTAAAGAGCAATTGGAAGACGTGTTAGATACGTTAACTGACCGTGAAGAAAATGTGCTTCGTCTTCGATTCGGGTTAGATGATGGTCGTACACGTACCCTTGAAGAGGTCGGGAAAGTTTTCGGAGTCACGAGAGAACGTATCCGTCAAATAGAAGCAAAAGCACTCCGCAAACTTAGACACCCTAGTAGAAGCAAACGTTTAAAAGACTTCATGGAATAA